The following are from one region of the Rattus rattus isolate New Zealand chromosome 13, Rrattus_CSIRO_v1, whole genome shotgun sequence genome:
- the LOC116914232 gene encoding uncharacterized protein C14orf119 homolog: protein MTLELSSTSVPLCFPSVLPSVPDDIANSSPPPMSYITSQEMKCVLQWFASWSGLQWERFLQDLVAKAVPGKMQPLLDGLEQLSVSVTSQPPCIFECQLRLWDQWFRGWAEQECNECVRQLEVRESDFGVKFYQAVAVSAGKN from the coding sequence ATGACACTGGAATTGTCTTCCACATCAGTGCCACTCTGCTTCCCTTCTGTGTTACCCTCAGTGCCTGATGACATTGCCaactcttcccctcctccaatgTCTTACATCACTTCCCAGGAGATGAAGTGTGTTCTTCAATGGTTTGCCAGTTGGTCAGGTCTCCAGTGGGAACGTTTTCTACAAGACCTGGTAGCTAAGGCAGTGCCCGGAAAGATGCAGCCACTGCTGGATGGTCTGGAGCAGCTCAGTGTATCTGTGACAAGTCAACCACCATGTATCTTTGAGTGTCAGCTACGTCTTTGGGATCAGTGGTTTCGAGGTTGGGCTGAGCAGGAGTGCAATGAATGTGTCAgacagctggaggtcagggagtCAGATTTTGGGGTGAAGTTTTACCAAGCAGTGGCTGTTTCTGCTGGTAAGAACTGA